In one Dermacentor albipictus isolate Rhodes 1998 colony unplaced genomic scaffold, USDA_Dalb.pri_finalv2 scaffold_11, whole genome shotgun sequence genomic region, the following are encoded:
- the LOC139051367 gene encoding putative nicotine oxidoreductase: MFGFRADLSTQDVLLQLEKEVLTTMPRKGENVVMALDVKGAFDNVSHEAIMEGLNNTNCGRKTHDYVRNFLSGRMATVGLGELRSGIFATPSRRTPQGSVISPVLFNVAMLGLAKRLEKIQLTGNSS, encoded by the coding sequence ATGTTTGGGTTCAGGGCCGACCTCTCGACGCAAGACGTTCTGCTGCAGCTCGAGAAGGAAGTCCTGACTACAATGCCGAGAAagggcgaaaacgtcgtcatggccctcgacgtcaaaggggcctttgacaacgtcagccacgaGGCTATCATGGAGGGCCTCAACAATACAAACTGCGGCAGGAAGACCCACGACTACGTCAGGAACTTCCTCTCGGGCAGAATGGCGACGGTCGGCCTGGGCGAGCTGAGGAGCGGTATCTTTGCAACGCCTAGCAGACGTACGCCCCAAGGCTCGGTAATCTCGCCCGTACTGTTTAACGTGGCGATGCTGGGCCTAGCGAAGAGACTCGAAAAGATCCAGTTAACTGGGAATTCCAGCTGA